One stretch of Pseudoalteromonas shioyasakiensis DNA includes these proteins:
- a CDS encoding ABC transporter ATP-binding protein: MQQNSLSAAPLISVSDLSWGTANKTILKSISLELKAGQFIGLLGPNGAGKSSLLRCLYRYLKPQQGAVLLSGEDIWQISADEYAKQVAVVLQESPSQFNLSLFDVVSLGLTPHKRLFSGTSVKDKQRIYQAIKQVGLSHHSEQAFDSLSGGEKQRALIARSIVQQPKLLIMDEPTSHLDVKYQIQIMELAKSLDVTVLASFHDLNLAASLCDELLVIDEGRLICQGQPKAVLTEQLLSDVFGVCATVSAHPQSNNDKYIPHITYFYGYQTQEYQRD; this comes from the coding sequence TTGCAACAAAATAGCCTTAGCGCTGCGCCATTAATATCAGTTTCTGATTTAAGTTGGGGTACTGCGAATAAAACCATACTTAAATCAATTAGCCTTGAATTAAAAGCAGGGCAATTTATCGGTTTACTCGGCCCTAATGGTGCTGGTAAATCAAGTCTGCTGCGCTGTCTTTATCGTTACTTGAAACCTCAGCAAGGAGCCGTGCTGCTAAGCGGTGAAGATATTTGGCAAATCAGTGCTGATGAATATGCAAAGCAGGTTGCGGTGGTTTTACAAGAGTCTCCATCGCAGTTTAATTTGTCATTATTTGATGTTGTGAGTCTGGGCTTAACCCCTCATAAACGACTTTTCAGCGGTACCTCTGTCAAAGATAAGCAGCGAATATATCAAGCGATTAAGCAGGTTGGTTTGTCGCATCATAGTGAGCAAGCATTTGATTCTCTCTCTGGTGGCGAAAAGCAAAGAGCGCTCATTGCACGCTCTATCGTACAGCAGCCTAAGCTGTTGATCATGGATGAACCAACTAGCCACCTTGATGTTAAATACCAAATTCAAATAATGGAATTAGCAAAGTCCCTCGATGTGACTGTGCTTGCTTCTTTCCATGATTTAAATCTCGCAGCAAGTTTATGTGATGAATTACTGGTGATTGATGAAGGTCGCTTGATTTGTCAGGGACAACCAAAAGCGGTGCTAACAGAGCAGCTGTTAAGTGATGTATTTGGTGTATGCGCAACAGTATCTGCTCATCCCCAATCAAACAATGATAAGTATATTCCTCACATTACTTACTTCTATGGTTATCAGACTCAGGAGTATCAACGTGACTGA
- a CDS encoding iron ABC transporter permease translates to MVIRLRSINVTDAIRLSVCILVGLISCFLALSFGAANTPLREVFDGLFSQGSDEFVQRIIWQLRMPRTVLAFLAGSGLALAGLILQTVTRNPLADPYLFGISSGASFGVVCFIALTGVSFGFSMSIAAFAGSLLSMLLLIAIAGRRHVGQVEAMLLAGVALSFLFSAMTSLLLYFSDPQAITAILFWTMGSFSRAQWDTLWMPFIVITACMALMIAFRRQLNAMLLGDESAATLGIHVQRFRIMMLLLSSLITAVLVAMCGGVGFVGLMIPHIVRYFSPQGSSHNLIMTSLVGGIFMVWVDVLCRTLLNNQELPVGVITAAIGSVFFLFLLYFRKQSR, encoded by the coding sequence ATGGTTATCAGACTCAGGAGTATCAACGTGACTGATGCAATACGTTTAAGTGTCTGTATCCTAGTTGGGCTTATTAGTTGCTTTTTAGCTCTTAGCTTTGGTGCTGCAAATACACCACTGAGAGAAGTATTTGATGGCTTATTTAGCCAAGGTAGCGATGAGTTTGTGCAGCGTATTATTTGGCAGCTACGCATGCCAAGAACCGTACTGGCATTTTTAGCGGGATCTGGGCTTGCCCTTGCGGGATTAATTTTGCAGACCGTAACCCGAAACCCACTTGCTGATCCTTATTTGTTTGGAATTTCTTCGGGAGCTTCATTCGGTGTCGTGTGCTTTATAGCCCTAACAGGCGTGAGTTTTGGTTTTAGTATGTCAATTGCAGCATTTGCCGGAAGCTTACTCTCTATGCTGTTGCTCATTGCTATTGCAGGCCGTCGCCATGTTGGCCAAGTTGAAGCCATGTTACTTGCCGGCGTTGCTTTATCATTCTTATTTAGTGCTATGACTAGTTTGCTACTTTATTTTAGTGATCCTCAAGCCATTACAGCTATTTTATTTTGGACCATGGGCAGTTTTTCTCGTGCGCAGTGGGATACTCTTTGGATGCCATTTATAGTTATTACTGCCTGTATGGCACTGATGATTGCTTTTCGTCGTCAGCTTAATGCAATGCTACTTGGTGATGAAAGTGCCGCGACTTTGGGGATTCATGTACAGCGCTTTCGGATCATGATGCTACTGCTAAGTTCATTAATAACTGCAGTGCTTGTTGCTATGTGTGGTGGCGTCGGTTTTGTTGGCCTGATGATCCCACATATTGTGCGTTACTTTTCGCCACAAGGCAGCAGCCATAACTTAATCATGACTTCGCTAGTCGGCGGTATTTTTATGGTGTGGGTTGATGTGCTATGCCGAACCTTATTGAATAATCAAGAATTACCCGTTGGTGTGATCACAGCAGCTATCGGCAGCGTGTTTTTTTTATTCTTACTGTATTTTCGTAAACAGAGCAGGTAG
- the cobT gene encoding nicotinate-nucleotide--dimethylbenzimidazole phosphoribosyltransferase encodes MFNIMPINQQFSAIIQQKIDLKTKPLGALGQLESCAKQLTLIFSKQLDREQALLAFKPVISSPTLVVFAGDHGVASQGVSIAPSCVTSQMVANFAAGGAAINVFCRQLGWQLEIVDAGTLSTAHGKGVHNQRLGEITAPLNTEMAMSLSQVKKGVELAKQRVHSLYEQGCNTIAFGEMGIGNTTSAAALMAALLSLPASQCVGKGTGVSDEVVAKKIKVVEQALQLHQAHFSDPLMTLAALGGFEIVQITGAILAAAELGMAVIVDGFICTAAALVATRINANARDYMLFAHASDEQGHKAMLNALHASPLLQLDLRLGEGTGAALALPLLQASLAFYNDMASFADANVEQVV; translated from the coding sequence ATGTTTAATATCATGCCAATTAACCAGCAGTTTTCAGCTATTATTCAACAAAAAATAGACCTTAAAACGAAGCCGCTTGGTGCGTTAGGTCAGCTTGAAAGCTGTGCTAAACAATTAACGCTTATTTTCTCAAAGCAGCTCGATAGAGAGCAGGCGCTTCTAGCCTTCAAACCGGTTATTTCTAGCCCTACTCTGGTTGTATTTGCTGGCGACCATGGTGTTGCAAGCCAAGGGGTGTCAATTGCTCCTAGCTGCGTTACATCACAAATGGTGGCAAACTTTGCAGCAGGAGGCGCAGCGATCAATGTATTTTGTCGTCAGCTAGGTTGGCAGCTCGAAATTGTTGATGCCGGAACCCTCAGTACTGCACATGGTAAAGGTGTGCATAACCAGCGTTTAGGTGAAATCACCGCACCTTTAAATACCGAAATGGCGATGTCTCTTAGCCAAGTTAAGAAAGGGGTTGAATTAGCAAAGCAGCGGGTTCATTCACTCTATGAGCAAGGCTGCAATACCATCGCGTTTGGTGAGATGGGCATTGGCAATACCACAAGTGCTGCGGCATTGATGGCTGCCTTGTTGTCGTTACCTGCCAGTCAATGTGTTGGTAAAGGCACAGGCGTGAGTGACGAGGTTGTTGCTAAAAAAATCAAGGTTGTCGAGCAAGCCCTTCAATTACACCAAGCTCATTTTAGCGATCCACTAATGACGCTTGCGGCATTAGGTGGTTTTGAAATTGTTCAGATCACCGGTGCTATTTTAGCTGCTGCCGAGCTTGGCATGGCTGTGATCGTTGATGGCTTTATTTGTACTGCAGCTGCACTTGTTGCAACTCGTATAAATGCAAATGCTCGCGATTACATGCTATTTGCCCATGCCTCTGATGAGCAAGGGCATAAAGCAATGCTCAATGCCTTGCACGCATCCCCTTTATTGCAGCTTGATTTACGTTTAGGAGAGGGCACCGGGGCTGCGCTTGCCTTACCTTTATTGCAAGCATCTTTGGCGTTTTACAATGACATGGCAAGTTTTGCCGATGCCAATGTTGAGCAAGTAGTTTAA
- a CDS encoding adenosylcobinamide-GDP ribazoletransferase: MSTELNTSNTTSSQLQLFLLALSFLTRIPVKLNFVVSSTALNQASRYFALVGVLLGVLLALSFLLLNWLFPAAIAIALVMAFSLIITGAFHEDGLADVWDGFGGGWQVADKLSIMKDSRLGTYGAAALVMVLLIKYQTLVALTEATSILVIALVLGQSLSRVVATSLIADMDYVSQDATSKVKPIAMHLSTQSYQILLATGGAVLAIAWLFFGFTLGQLLILISVLFVTRLLLKRWFEKQLSGYTGDCLGAAQQVSELVTYLCLVSLL; the protein is encoded by the coding sequence ATGAGCACTGAACTTAACACATCAAATACTACCTCAAGTCAGCTTCAGCTATTTTTACTGGCGCTTAGCTTTTTAACGCGCATACCCGTTAAATTAAACTTTGTAGTATCGAGCACGGCACTCAATCAGGCCAGCCGTTATTTTGCATTAGTCGGGGTGTTATTAGGTGTACTTTTAGCGCTAAGCTTTTTGTTGTTGAACTGGTTATTCCCCGCTGCTATAGCAATAGCGTTAGTTATGGCCTTTAGCTTGATAATTACAGGGGCATTTCATGAAGATGGCCTTGCTGATGTGTGGGATGGCTTTGGTGGTGGTTGGCAAGTTGCAGATAAACTCAGCATTATGAAAGATAGTCGCTTAGGGACGTATGGTGCAGCGGCGTTAGTGATGGTTTTATTAATTAAGTACCAAACACTCGTCGCACTCACCGAAGCAACCAGTATTCTTGTTATTGCACTTGTTCTAGGGCAAAGCCTAAGCCGAGTTGTAGCAACAAGCTTAATTGCAGATATGGATTATGTAAGTCAGGATGCCACATCTAAAGTAAAACCAATAGCGATGCATTTAAGCACACAAAGTTATCAAATACTGCTAGCAACTGGCGGCGCAGTCTTGGCAATAGCATGGTTGTTTTTTGGCTTCACTCTAGGGCAATTACTGATACTCATTAGCGTGCTTTTTGTTACTCGATTATTATTAAAGCGCTGGTTTGAAAAACAATTATCTGGCTATACCGGCGATTGCCTAGGTGCTGCCCAGCAAGTGTCAGAGCTTGTTACCTACCTTTGCTTGGTGAGTCTATTATGA